Proteins encoded in a region of the Inquilinus sp. KBS0705 genome:
- a CDS encoding carbon-nitrogen hydrolase yields MAKVQVGLVQMSCTANKQENLDKAIVKVREAAAKGAQIICLQELFTSLYFCDVEDYDNFALAEAIPGPSTDALSAVAGELGVVIIASLFEKRAQGVYHNTTAVLDADGSYLGKYRKMHIPDDPGFYEKFYFTPGDLGYKVFKTKFATIGVLICWDQWYPEAARITALMGAEILFYPTAIGWATTQDEATNVEQYNAWQTIQRSHAVANGVYVVSVNRVGEEAGVKFWGGSFFANPFGAVMHQTTPDKEEVVVMELDLDKSDYYRSHWPFLRDRRIDSYQPITKRLIDGD; encoded by the coding sequence ATGGCTAAAGTACAAGTGGGATTAGTGCAGATGAGCTGCACGGCAAACAAACAGGAAAACCTGGATAAAGCAATTGTTAAGGTAAGAGAAGCGGCTGCCAAGGGCGCGCAAATCATTTGCCTGCAGGAGCTTTTTACATCGCTGTATTTTTGCGATGTAGAAGATTACGACAACTTTGCCTTAGCCGAGGCTATCCCCGGCCCCTCAACCGATGCCTTATCGGCTGTGGCAGGCGAACTGGGCGTGGTCATCATTGCATCGTTGTTTGAAAAACGCGCGCAAGGTGTATACCATAACACCACCGCGGTTTTAGATGCCGATGGCAGCTACCTGGGTAAATACCGTAAAATGCACATACCCGACGACCCGGGCTTTTACGAGAAATTTTACTTTACCCCCGGCGATTTAGGCTACAAGGTTTTTAAAACCAAGTTTGCTACCATAGGGGTATTAATTTGCTGGGACCAATGGTACCCCGAAGCTGCACGCATAACCGCCCTAATGGGTGCCGAAATACTATTTTACCCAACCGCCATAGGCTGGGCCACCACGCAGGACGAAGCTACCAACGTTGAGCAATACAACGCATGGCAAACTATACAACGGTCGCACGCGGTGGCTAATGGTGTATACGTGGTAAGCGTAAACCGTGTAGGCGAAGAGGCTGGTGTAAAATTTTGGGGAGGCTCGTTTTTTGCCAACCCATTTGGTGCCGTAATGCACCAAACCACGCCCGATAAAGAAGAAGTGGTAGTGATGGAGCTTGATTTGGATAAATCTGACTATTACCGCAGCCACTGGCCGTTTTTACGCGACAGGAGGATAGACAGCTATCAACCGATTACGAAACGTTTAATTGATGGGGATTAA
- a CDS encoding DUF4288 domain-containing protein, producing the protein MNWYVAKLVFRVVSGNGDHNAQFDEQLRLINADTEYQAYEKASHIGHANQDSFLNVQKQTVKWQFIDVAELNAINAPTDGTELYYNIHEAPDPDLYIAWAHHKAALLGTKN; encoded by the coding sequence ATGAATTGGTATGTAGCAAAATTAGTTTTTAGGGTGGTAAGCGGTAATGGCGACCACAATGCACAGTTTGACGAGCAATTACGCCTGATAAACGCCGATACCGAGTACCAGGCATACGAAAAAGCCAGCCACATTGGCCACGCCAACCAGGACAGCTTTTTAAACGTGCAAAAGCAAACGGTTAAATGGCAATTTATTGATGTAGCCGAATTAAACGCCATAAACGCCCCTACCGATGGCACCGAGCTATATTACAATATACACGAAGCACCCGACCCGGACCTCTACATTGCCTGGGCACACCATAAAGCCGCCCTGTTGGGTACAAAAAATTAA
- a CDS encoding agmatine deiminase family protein: MQSSNIPTGLHFPAEWAKHTATWLSWPHKEASWPGKLGMIYGKYAEFIKVLTEGEIVRINVVDEQMAAFAKQQLMVVGADLNKVEFFEFCTNDAWCRDHGPAFLVNYETKEKAIVDWGYNAWGDKYPPYDLDDVIPTKIGGHFNLPVYHPGIVMEGGSVDFNGAGTLLTTTACLLNKNRNPHLNQQQIEGYLQNYYGVEQILWLGDGIVGDDTDGHIDDITRFVNTDTVVTVVEQNKNDENYHLLQENLQALKNMRLLNGKQLNIVELPMPDAVIYDDQRLPASYANFYIANSAVIVPTYRSKHDDKALDILQGCFPDRKVVGIDSTDIIWGLGSFHCLSQQEPAV; encoded by the coding sequence ATGCAATCATCCAACATACCAACCGGACTACATTTCCCAGCAGAGTGGGCTAAACATACCGCTACCTGGCTTAGCTGGCCGCATAAAGAAGCATCATGGCCGGGTAAACTGGGTATGATATACGGTAAATATGCCGAGTTTATTAAGGTATTGACCGAAGGCGAGATTGTACGCATCAACGTGGTTGACGAGCAAATGGCCGCATTTGCAAAACAGCAGTTAATGGTAGTTGGTGCCGACCTAAACAAGGTGGAGTTTTTTGAATTTTGTACTAACGATGCCTGGTGCCGCGACCATGGCCCGGCCTTTTTGGTGAATTACGAAACCAAAGAAAAAGCCATTGTTGATTGGGGCTATAATGCCTGGGGCGACAAATACCCCCCATACGACCTGGACGATGTTATACCCACTAAAATTGGCGGGCACTTTAACCTGCCGGTATACCATCCCGGTATTGTGATGGAAGGCGGCTCGGTTGATTTCAACGGTGCAGGTACTTTGCTTACTACTACCGCCTGCCTGCTCAACAAAAACCGTAACCCGCATTTAAACCAGCAGCAGATAGAGGGATATTTGCAAAATTACTACGGTGTTGAACAAATACTTTGGCTGGGCGATGGCATTGTTGGCGACGATACCGACGGCCATATTGACGATATTACCCGCTTTGTAAATACCGATACGGTAGTTACCGTGGTTGAGCAAAATAAAAATGACGAAAACTACCACTTGCTGCAAGAGAACCTGCAGGCCCTTAAAAACATGCGCCTGCTTAACGGCAAGCAATTGAACATAGTTGAACTGCCTATGCCCGACGCGGTGATATACGACGACCAGCGCCTGCCAGCATCGTACGCTAACTTTTACATTGCCAATTCGGCGGTGATAGTACCCACCTACCGCAGCAAACATGATGATAAGGCATTGGATATTTTACAAGGCTGTTTCCCCGACAGGAAGGTGGTGGGTATAGATTCGACCGATATTATCTGGGGATTGGGGAGTTTCCATTGCTTGAGTCAGCAGGAGCCGGCGGTGTAG